The DNA region TGGAGGGTGGGGTGGGCGATGTCGGGCATGACCAGGGTTCGGGCACTGGTGCGCAGGTACGTGCGGTCCGTGGGCCGCCTGGCCAGGTGCGCGCCTTCGACACGGCTCTCCTCCAGCAGGAGCGCGGCCTCGACCACACGGGGGTTAGCTGCGGCTGGCGCCGTCCAGACGGAGTGGGCCGCGTGCGCGGCCTCATGGACGAACACTCCCCAGGCGGCGGGGTACCTCTCCTCGTCGCCCATGATCCGCGGATGGATCTCGTGGGGCTGGAGCGGGGCGAACAGGCCGGCGTCGAGCTCGACCTCGCCCAGAGTGGGGAAGAACGCGGCCGGTGCGCCGCTGCGCGTGCCGGGGCGGCAGGTGACCAGGAGGTCCTGGCGGCCGGAGAGGGCGACCAGGCGGTCGCCGAGTTCGGCTCCCACACGCAGCCACGCGCCCGGGGAGGAACGCGGTTGCGCGGGCGGCGCGCCGTCGTCGTCCCAGCGCGCGAGGTCGGCGTCGTCGTCCGGCGTGACGGCGGGGGACAGGACGTGGTGGTGGGTGCTCATCGCGAGCGGCCCCGGTGCGCGGAGCCGGTGCTGCCCGGGGGCTGCCGGACGGCTGCGGCGGGGAGCTGCTTGCCGAGGGTGAGGGGCGCGACCTCCTTGACGCCGACAGCCTTGATGACAGCGTCGGCGACGGCGTCGCGGTCCTCCGCAGGAGCGATGCCGACGAGGTTCGCGAGTGCGGCTCTGGTGCCGAGGACGGCCTCGGTCTTCTGGTAGCTCAGCAGCTCTCGCAGTTGGGGGGCCCAGCCCAGCTCGCCGAGTTCGACTTGGCGGGAGAGGTGTCGGGCGACTCGGACCACCCGGGCATCGATCCTCAGCGCCAGGGCGAGGTCATAGTCCGTGCCGATCTTGATCTGCACGCTGAACCGGCTCGCGAGCGCCTCCGTCAACACCGCCCCGTGGACGCCGGGGTTGTGGCCCGCCACTACGTAGAAGCCCGGCTCGGCCTTGATGGTCTCGCCCTTGTGGGCCTTGACCTGGATCTGCCTGCGCCCGTCCATCGCGGGATACAGCGCCGCCAGGACTTTCGGTGAGATCAAGGTGGCATCGTCGATCAGCAGGGCGCGGCCCTCGGTCATCGCGGTGACCAGCGGACCGTACTGGAAGACGTAGGCTCCCGCGTCGTCCTGTGTGTACTCGCCGATCAAGTCGCCGACCGTGGTGTCGCCGTCACCGGCGACGGTGAGTAGGTCCGGGAACGCCGCTTCGACCAGACTCGTCTTGCCGGTGCCCGGAGGGCCGTAGAGCAGCACCGGCACGTCGGCGTCGCGCAAGCGATTCAACGCTTCGACGTCGGGCAGATCGGCAAGCTCCCGGGGGTGGTAGAGCTGGCCCCCCGCGCGGCGGATCGGGCCGGTCTGCCTGGGCGTGGCTGTTGCGGGAACGGTCGTGCGAGCCGCGGCTGTCGGGGCGCGGGGAGGGTGGGTGCCCGGTGGGCTGATCACAGCGGTCTGCGCTGCTGCGGCGGTTTTCGCGTTCGCGCGGAACTGCGGTTGCCCGGTTCCGCCTTGGTCGGCCTCGCCGCGTCGCACCAGGGTGAGGGCGGCGTTGCGGACGGCGCCGTGGGAGTGGCCCAGATGCCTGGCCATGTGCCCGATGGTGAGCGTGTCCGCCGGCCGGTCGGCCAGCAGTCGGGCCACCTTGGCCCGTAGCTCGCCGCCCTTGGTGCGCGTTGGACTGGCAGGCGTTCCGGGTGCGGTCAAAACGAGGATCCTTCAACAGGTGCGGGTGCGGGTGGCGATGCGCCGGAGAGGCCGGCCGTTCTCGGAGCGGATCACGGACTGTGCCGACACCGGTGACCGGGCCAACCAGGGCGTACCGTCGGCGCTCACCGGTCGACCGAGGGCTTGGTC from Actinacidiphila sp. DG2A-62 includes:
- a CDS encoding AAA family ATPase; translated protein: MARLLADRPADTLTIGHMARHLGHSHGAVRNAALTLVRRGEADQGGTGQPQFRANAKTAAAAQTAVISPPGTHPPRAPTAAARTTVPATATPRQTGPIRRAGGQLYHPRELADLPDVEALNRLRDADVPVLLYGPPGTGKTSLVEAAFPDLLTVAGDGDTTVGDLIGEYTQDDAGAYVFQYGPLVTAMTEGRALLIDDATLISPKVLAALYPAMDGRRQIQVKAHKGETIKAEPGFYVVAGHNPGVHGAVLTEALASRFSVQIKIGTDYDLALALRIDARVVRVARHLSRQVELGELGWAPQLRELLSYQKTEAVLGTRAALANLVGIAPAEDRDAVADAVIKAVGVKEVAPLTLGKQLPAAAVRQPPGSTGSAHRGRSR